The window AGAAATTCCTAATGCGGTGGATGTAGAAAAATTTTGTTATACAGAGGAGAAGCGCGCCTGTGCGAGACGAAAATTAGGGGTGGGAGACCAGTTGGCCATTGGGCATGTGGGGCGCTTTTGTGAGGCTAAGAACCATAAATTCCTATTGGATATATACAGTTATATTGTGACACTTTGTCCTGACAGTGTACTAATACTTATAGGGCAAGGCGAGCTGAGGGAAATGATAGAACAGGATATCATGGCCAGGGGACTCGTATTCAAAGTGAAATTACTGGGACAGCGGGAAGATGTGGCAGAGATAATCCAAGGCTTTGATGTAATGGTAATGCCTTCTCTATTTGAGGGATTTCCGGTCGCAGTAGTGGAGGCCCAGGCAGCAGGCGTACCTTGCGTTCTCTCTGATACAGTTACCAGAAAAGTGGATATTTCAGATACAGTGGTTTATATCAGCCTGGAGAAAAAAGCAAAAGAATGGGCAGAGGAAATTCTGTCAGCAGCAGCTCATGTGGACAGGGACGCTATGAGCGAAAAGGTTTTGAGGAGTGCGTATAATATTAAGAAAGCTGCCCGGAGTCTTGAGGAATGGTTTGAGCGGAGGGACAAATGAAAAAGATACTGGTTCTTACAAGGGCATTTGAAAATGGCGGTTTAGAGGTTGCCCTGGCAGAGCTCATAGCAAGATTAGATAAAAGGAAATACAATATTACGATTCTCTGTATTGAAAAAATTGGGGAATTACAGTCTAAAATCCCTGCAGAAGTTAAGGTGGAAGAATTATTTTTTTATAAGGAAAGGTATAGGATTTTTGTCAACCACAGAAAGATGCCAAATAGTGGATTGCTTATGCTGTTAAATAAAATCCATAAAAAAAGCTGTGAGTTAATTTTAAGAGCAAAGGAAAATTGTAATCCATATTATGAGTACGTTTTAAAGAGAACAGCAAGGACTGGGGACAAATATGATATATTACTGGACTTTTATGGTTATGGGCATTTTTTATCTGTATATGGCGCGAAGTATGTAAGGGCTGATAAAAAGGCAATGTGGTTGCATGATGAGAGTATGGACTGGGTGAAACAGACAGAACCATATATGAGAAGCTATGATAAATTTTTTTGTGTTTCTAAAACAGTCCGAAAAAACTTTATAGAACGTTGCCCCCAATATGAAACCAAGGCAGAGGTACTCTATAATTATATCGATATTGACAGAGTTAAGGTTTTGGCAGGCCGGGAGTATGATGATGAAAAATTTAAAGGGGACTTTAAAATTCTGACAGTTGGAAGACTGGCGGAGCAGAAGGGGTATGACTATGCCGTGGAATGTGCTAAGATCTTAAAGGAGAAAAACTTTAGTTTTGTTTGGTATGCGGCCGGGGAAGGGAAGGAAAGAAAAAAGCTAGAGAGTCTGATCCAAGAATATAATTTGGAGAAAAACTTTATCCTTCTAGGTAATATTGAAAATCCCTATCCATATATAAAAAATTGTGATCTTTATGTACAGCCATCCCGGCACGAGGGATTTGGGATTGCAGTACTGGAAGCAAAAATATTATGCAGGCCGATTATTATATCTGCTACACCATGCTTAGCAGAGCAGATAGAAGATGGTAAAAATGGATTTATTGTTGAATTAAGCGCCGGGCGTCTTGCAGATAAGGTTATGGAAGTATATTCCAATCCTGAAATAGTGGAGCGTGTGGTACAGACTTTAAAAAGTACAAATTTTGATTATAATAGTGAGATAGAGAGATTAGAAAACTTTCTGGATAATTAGGAGAAAAATAAAGTAAATGAGCAAAGATAAAAATAGATATATCTTAAGTTTCGACGATGATGCCGCATTTAATGCAGGCCTGAAAGCTCCTTCTGATTGTGAAAAAATATTTTTAGGACAAGGATATAAAAATATAAAAATACCTTTATATAGAGGAAATAACAAATTTGTAAATAAGGGCAAGAATTTTTTGAAATATTTAAGATTGTTTAAAATAAAAAGAGGAAGTATTGTTGCGGTTCAGCATCCACAGTATATACGCAGTATTTATATGGACTTTTTAGCAGGCCTGAAAAGCCTTAAGAAAGTAAAGATAATATTTGTGGTCCATGATTTAGAATCCCTGAGAAAGATGTTTGTCGAAGAAACTGCTATTTATCAAAAACTGGATCATAAGATGTATCAAATTGCAGATATAATAATTGCCCATAATGATAAAATGAAAGAATATCTTGTAAATACATGCGGCATACCGAGAAAAAAAATTGTAATATTAGGTATGTTTGATTATTTAGCAGATAATAGCATTGGGACTTCTGATAAAAGGATGTCTAAAGATGGAGGAATCGTTATCGCGGGTAATTTGAAAAAAGAAAAAAGTGGTTATATCTACAAATTAGTTGACAATAATCCTAATATAGAGTTTAATCTATATGGTGTAAATTGGGAATATGCTGGAAAATGTGGTGAGAATTGGTGTTACAGGGGCGCTTTTAGGCCGGATGAACTGCCAATCCATATCAGTGGAAGCTTTGGGTTAGTTTGGGATGGGCCTGATATTCAGGAATGTAAGGGCGCCACAGGAAATTATATAAAATATAACAATCCCCACAAAGTGTCTCTATATATTGCTGCTGGCCTGCCAATTATCATATGGGACCAGGCTGCGCTGGCTGCTTATATTATAGATAAAGAGATAGGCATTGCGGTTAGTAATCTGGAATCATTAGAGGAAGAATTGCGAAGGATCACGATTGATAAATATAATAGTATGAGAAAAAATATTATGAAGCTGTCAGAAGAAGTGAGAAATGGAAAGTTTACTGAAACTGCTATAAAAAATAGTGAAAGATTATTATACGAATTACGTTAGCCAGAAAGGTAATGCTGAGGTAACATAGAGTCCCCTATTTAAAGGTGTAATTTATGATCATAGAGAAAATAACTGGAAATAAGAATGTAGCTAAAGTCTTAAAAGTATTAATGCCATCAATACCAGAAGAGCATGGCAGTAATAAAACAAGAGCATTCGTATATATAGCATACGCCTATATTCTTTTGCCCTTTTTGATATTTGCCATTGGCTGGTTTGGAAAACGTTATTGGGTGCCTATTGTGCCAGTGCTTTTATTTTGTTTTTGGAAGGCGGGGAGAGAAACTCCTGCTTTATGGATACCTGAGTTAAATAGAGATAATATTGTCAAGATTTTGTTTATTATTCTGATGGTCTTTATATGGGTGTATTTTTCAGGTATAGGGAAAATGGTTTTCCAGAATCAGGATCACGGCGTGAGAAACTCCGTATTTGAAATTCTTGTCCAGCAGGATTGGCCTATATATAATTATGATGTTATTATTGAGAATTTTAAAGAAGGTACAACAGGAACTTCTTTAATTTATTATATAGGGTTTTGGATTCCAGCGGCTGTTTTTGGGAAAATATTTGGGATAGATGCAGGGTATGGTTTTCAGGCGTTCTGGGCGATTCTTGGAATTGTACTAATTTATTACTTTATTTGTGCTCGTAAAGAAAGATTATTGGTTTGGCCTTTGGCAATCATGATTTTTTTTAGCGGATTGGATATTATAGGGCAGTATTTCAGAGGCGTGGACTTATTTACTCTTTCAAATGATACACATTTGGAATGGTGGGGAGAGCCATATCAGTATTCAAGCATGACGACCCAGTTATTTTGGGTATTTAATCAGTCTATACCTGCATGGTTGTGTACAATACTAGCGTTTATACAGAAAAATAACAAGTCGCTGGTATTTATTTTGGCCTGCTGTATGCTGCCCAGTACCTTCCCATTTGTAGGCCTGTTAGTATTGGCTGTATATTGGGCCTTTAGCAGAAAGTATGATCTTTCTTCTGGGAGCAGCAGAAAAGAGAGGGCCATATTATATGCCAAAGAGTTTTTCAGTGACACATTTACATTGCAGAATATTGTAGGAGGTGGGATTATAGGGATATTTTCTTTCCTATACCTTAATGCAAATGTTTCTGGAAACCGTGTTATGCAGGAAACCTTATATGGCCCGTCTTTTGACAATCATTTAATTAAATATTTGTTATTTATACTTTTAGAGGTTGGGATATACTTTGTTGTTTTGTATAAATATAATAAAGAAAAAAGTATGTATTATGTTCTTTTAATCTGCCTGTTGATTATTCCGCCCATAAAGATTGGTGCAGGTGGAGATTTCTGCATGAGAGCGAGTATTCCGGCTTTGTTTATGTTGATGATTATGGTAATAGATGCTTTGGATAAGGCAAAGAAAAGCAGAGATTTAGCAGTTGTGATAAGTCTTTCTATCATTTTATGTATTGGCGCAGTAACACCTTTCCATGAGATTGTGAGAACCTTTAAGAATACTGTTAACTCCTTAAATTCGGAGGAACAAGTATATCTTCCTTCTATAGACAGCCATACTATTTTAAATAGTCCCAACTTTTCAGGTGCTATTGATGATAGTTTTTTCTTTAAATATATTGCCAGGTGAGAGGGTACTAGATACAAATATTAACCAAATTTTTACAGTTTATTACTTAATTTGCGGAAATTTTGTCGATTTTGTAGATAAAACGGAAAATATGTGATATAATGTGCCCGGTTGATTTGATATATAGAATGAGAGTAATTTGCATATTTTAGAGAATGTGCTTCATTTTAGTGTTTAAATTATGTAAATATAAAATGGAGGAAAGTAACTATGAAGGTAGTGATTCTGGCTGGCGGATTTGGTACCCGGATCAGTGAAGAGAGCCATCTGAGGCCTAAGCCAATGATTGAGATAGGAGAGAAGCCTATACTCTGGCATATAATGAAAGAATATTCGCATTATGGACATAATGAGTTTATCATATGTTGTGGATATAAGCAGCATATGATTAAGGAGTATTTTGCCGACTATTACCTTTATAATGGGGACGTCACTTTTGACTTTGGACATGAAAACAATATGATCATCCACAACAATGTATCAGAACCGTGGAAAGTGACTTTGGTTGATACGGGTTTAAATACTATGACAGGCGGACGGATTAAAAGAGTTCAGAAGTATGTTGGGAATGAGCCTTTCATGCTGACCTATGGCGACGGAGTATCAGATATTGATATTGATGAACTTCTGGCTTTCCACAAGGCCAAAAAGCAGATTGCAACATTGACTGCGGTTCATGTAGGTCAGAGGTTCGGGGTTTTGGACATTGACAAGGAGAGCCGGGATATAAAGGCATTTCGTGAGAAATCACAGGCTGATGGCAGCAGGATCAGCGCAGGTTATATGGTGCTTGAACCTGAGGTCTTTGATTATATAGATGGTGATGCAACAGTATTCGAAAAGGAGCCTTTGGAGCGGCTTGTTGCAGAAGGCCAGCTGAATGCTTATAAGCATAATGGCTACTGGCAATGTATGGATACTCAAAGAGAAAAGGAAAGGCTGGAATCTCTGTGGAGCTCAGGCAAGGCGCCATGGAAAGTCTGGGATTGATGAAGTATGTATGATATAGAGTTCTACAAAAATAAGAAAGTCTTAGTGACAGGGCATACTGGATTCAAAGGCGCTTGGCTGTGCAAAATGCTGTTGAATGCAGGGGCGGACGTTACGGGGTATGCCTTGGAACCTCCGACAGATCCAAGTTTATTTGAGCTTTGCAAGCTGGACAAGCTTATGCACTCTGTTATAGGAGATATTCGGGACTTAGACACGCTAAAAATGGTTTTCAAACAGGTGCAGCCAGATATAGTGATTCATCTGGCAGCGCAGCCTATTGTAAGAGATTCATATAAAAATCCAGTTTACACATATGAAACGAATGTAATGGGTACAGTAAATATATGTGAATGTGTCAGGCTGAATCCCTGTGTGAGATCATTTTTGAATGTTACAACTGATAAAGTATATCATAATTATGAATGGGAGTGGGGATACAGGGAAACTGACCCGCTGGATGGGTATGACCCGTATTCCAACAGCAAGTCCTGTTCAGAGCTAGTGACCCATAGTTATAAAAATTCATTTTTTGATGATATGGAGGTGGCTGTGTCAACAGCCAGGGCAGGGAATGTGATTGGCGGCGGTGATTTTGCAAACGACAGAATTATTCCCGACTGTGTAAGGGCGGCTATGAAAAAAGAGCCAATTATCGTGAGAAATCCGTACTCTACGAGGCCTTACCAGCATGTGCTGGAACCTTTAGCTGCCTACTTAATGATTGCGCAAAAACAGTTCCAGGACAGTAAATTTTCGGGATTTTACAACGTCGGCCCGGATGACTGCGGCTGTGTCACCACAGGGGAGTTGGTGGATATGTTCTGCACTGCCTGGGGGGATGGACTGGCCTGGGAAAGCCGTTCTGACGGCGGTCCCCATGAAGCTGGGTTCTTGAAGCTGGACTGCTCAAAAATCAAGAGGCACTTAGGGTGGAGGCCAGCCTGGGATGTAAGGCAGGCAGTTGGATATACAGTGGATTGGTTTAAAGTTTATATGGAACGGCAAGACATTCCTGCCTGTACTGATAGACAGATATCGGCTTTTTTAAATTAAACTAGAACTGAGGCTTAGGACAAAATGAAACAGCAGGTTATTTTAATTGGTGCCGGAGGGCATTGCAAAATTATTATTGAAAGTTTGGATACAGATAGATTTGAAATTATAGGGATTATAGATAGTTTCACCCCAAAAGGAACTTTTATTTGTGATATCCCTGTCATAGGAACGGACGATGATGCAGAAAAAATTTTTAAACAAGGTGTACATCTTGCAATTGTAACCATTGTGGGAAATTTAAAGTTAAGAAGAAGTTTATTAGATAAATATCGTAAAATAGGTTTTCATTTTCCTTCTGTTATTCATAAAACTTGCCATATTTCTTCTAGTGCCATCTTAGGTAATGGCATTACTGTTTTGGCGAATGCCTGTATCAATGCAGAAGCCAAGTTAGATGATTTTGTTACAATCAATACGGGTGCCATTATAGAACATGAGGTCTATGTGGAGGAGAATAGCCATATAGCACCAGGAGCAGTTATTCTTGGCGGCAGTAGGATTGGAAAAGAAAGTATGGTAGGGGCAGGAAGCACGGTACTCCAACAGGTGGTTATAGGTAATTATTGTATGATAGGAGCCGGCAGTGTTGTTTTGAAAAATATCGGCTGTGGCGTGACTGCATATGGTAATCCGGCAAAAGAAAAGATAGAAAGCAGAGTTATTTGACAATGAAAAAAAGAATATGTGTAGTGACAGGGACAAGGGCAGAATACCACTTACTATATCCGTTACTTAAGGCCATTGATAATGACAATGAGTTGAAACTTTTACTAGCAGTAACAGGTGCACACCTCAGCGAAAAATATGGACTTACTTATTTGGATATAGAAAAAGATGGATTCTTGATTAGCCAGAAAGTCCCTATTCTGCAGGATAAAGACGGGGCGGATGAGATTAATATCGCTATGTCAAAAGCAATTACAGGATTCAGTAGCTATTATAAAAAAAGCCACCCGGATATGGTTATATTGCTAGGGGATCGTTATGAACTACTTTCTGCTGCTATTGCAGCTATGAACTACAGAATACCAATCTCTCATCTCCATGGAGGTGAAACTACGGAAGGCGCGATTGATGAATGTATCCGCCATGCTATATCGAAAATGAGCTATCTACATTTTACAAGCTGTGAATCTTATAGAAAACGAGTCATACAGTTAGGTGAAAGTCCAGACAGAGTTTTTAATGTGGGGGCCATAGGATTAGAAAATATTAAAAATCAGAAACGCATTACACTGAAAGAATTGGAAGAAAGCTTAAATTTTAAATTGGGGGAAAAGTTTGCTGTTGTAACCTTTCATCCAGTCACTCTGGAGGCAAATTCGGCACAGGGTGAGTTCCAGCAGTTATTAGATGCATTACAGCGATTTCCAGATTTGAGGATTGTATTTACAAAAGCAAATGCTGACAGCGGGGGACTGAATATAAACCGCATGATCGACACATACGTCTCTGAACACACAGTACAATCTACTGCAGTATATAGTTTGGGAATGATTAGGTATTTAACTGCTCTTGAATATGCTTCTATTGTTATTGGCAATTCATCAAGCGGTATTATAGAAACCCCGTCATTTGGCGTCCCCACAGTAAATATAGGGGATAGGCAAAGGGGGCGGATACAAGCAAAAAATATACTGAATTGTACACCGCATACAGAAGAGATTTACTATACAATCCAAAAAGCACTGACTAGTGAATTTCAAAAATATTCCAAAGACACAGTAAATCCTTACGGGGACGGTAACGTTTCCCCTAAGATAATTGGCGTTATAAAGCAATTTTTGAAAAATGACAATATTGACTTGAAAAAGTCATTTTATAATATTGAATTTAATCAAAATTAAATGGAGGAGCTATAAAATGAAAGAGCTGCCAAAAGAATTTCGAAAAAAAAGGAAAATAGTCTGTGTCCAGGGTATGGGATTTGTTGGATCCGCTATGGCATTGGCCATTGCAAATGCAAAAGACTCTGAAGGATCCCCCCTATATAATGTCATTGGTGTTGATGTGCCAAATGAGGCTGGATATAAAAAAGCAGCCTCTATTAATGATGGCATATTCCCATTTGAAAATAACGATAAAAAGCTGGAGACGGCTCAAAAAGAAGCTTACAAAAACGGAAATCTTTGGGCTACAACGGATCCGGAATTTTTTTCTTTCGCGGATGTCATAGTTGTAGATATTAATTTGGATGTAAAGTATACAGCAGACAAGGAGCCGATTTTGGACTTAGTACTTTTCAAGAAAGCAATAGGTACTCTTGGAAGCTATATGAAAGCAGGGACACTTTTAATTATTGAAACTACTGTTCCTCCTGGCACCTGTGAAAGGGTTGTATATCCTATCATAAAGGAAGAGTTTAAAAAACGTGATATTCCAGAAACTGAAATTTTTATTGCTCATTCTTATGAAAGAGTGATGCCGGGAGAAAATTATTTTGATTCTATTGTAAATTTCTGGAGGGTATATTCCGGTATTGATGAAGCGTCTGCAGATAGATGCAAATCATTTTTGGAAACAGTCATCAGCACTGAAAATTATCCCCTGACCAGGCTTGGTAAAACAACAGCTACTGAGATAGCTAAAGTACTGGAAAATTCTTATAGGGCTGCTAACATTGCTTTTATCGAAGAGTGGGGGCGTTTTGCAGAGGCTGTAGGGGTAGATTTATTTGAAGTTATCGATGCTATTAGGATGCGGCCCACACATTCAAATATGCGCCAGCCTGGATTTGGCGTTGGTGGATATTGTTTAACGAAAGATCCTTACTTTGCACCTTTAGCTGCAAAAGAAATTTTCGGTTTAAAAAATATGGATTTTCCTTTTAGTACTAAAGCTGTACAGACCAACAATGCTATGCCCCTTGTAAGTCTTAATAAAATTGAAAAATTACTGGGTGGGAATTTAAAAGGTAAACGATTGTTAATATTGGGGGTAAGCTACAGGCAGGATGTCGGGGATACGCGCTACTCTCCCACAGAAATATTTGTAAAAGAAGCAAAGAAACGGGGGACAAAAATCGTCTGCCAGGATCCTCTGGTTGAATATTGGGCAGAGATGGACATGAAAGTGGTTCAGGACATACCCGAGTTTACAGACTATGATGCTCTTGTTTTTACAGTGCAGCATAGACAATATATGTCTATTGATTTTAAGAACTGTGTTTTAGGACAGGACGTATTAATATTTGACGCTAATTGTGTTTTAACCCAGGAACAGCGGAAGGACATAACAAATCTAGATAATATAGTTTTTGCCAGTATCGGCAGATAGCAGGAGGAATATAAATGAAAGTACTTATTACCGGAGGAGCCGGGTTTATAGGGTATCACCTTACCAGAGAACTTCTGGATAACGGGTATCAGATTGTGCTGGTGGATAATTTTTCCCGAGGAGTACAAGATAACTTTTTAAAAGAATTGGAGGAAAATCCCTTAATAACTTTTATTTCTGCAGATCTTATGCAGGAAAAAGATGTTATGGATCTAGATAAAGATTTTGATTATATATATCATTTGGCCGCTATTATCGGTGTACAAAATGTATTAAACCATCCTTATGATGTTTTGGAAAAAAATGTACAGCTACTTTTTCATATGATTCACTTTGCAAAACAGCAAAACCATCTTAAGCGCTTTATATTTGCATCTACAAGTGAAATTTATGCAGGCACCTTACAGTATTATAATATGGAAATTCCTACTCCTGAATCAACGCCATTGACAATTACTCCTCTTGAGCATCCTCGTACATCTTATATGCTCTCTAAGATTTATGGAGAAGCAGTTCTGCAGCAAAGCGGCCTTCCATTCACAATAATACGC of the Luxibacter massiliensis genome contains:
- a CDS encoding glycosyltransferase family 1 protein, which gives rise to MRILFYALTENQGGIENFIFNYFFWMKKENIHLTLFAMGSKAVYEEEFQNMGAEIIHLPPKKNRLLFYKYMDNKVRSGNFDVVWFNDNNLCDIHLLKAAKKYNVPIRICHAHNSAMEKNKLKLFRHQWHSRSIEKYATDLWTCSDKAARWAYGRLWESRNVKEIPNAVDVEKFCYTEEKRACARRKLGVGDQLAIGHVGRFCEAKNHKFLLDIYSYIVTLCPDSVLILIGQGELREMIEQDIMARGLVFKVKLLGQREDVAEIIQGFDVMVMPSLFEGFPVAVVEAQAAGVPCVLSDTVTRKVDISDTVVYISLEKKAKEWAEEILSAAAHVDRDAMSEKVLRSAYNIKKAARSLEEWFERRDK
- a CDS encoding glycosyltransferase; this encodes MKKILVLTRAFENGGLEVALAELIARLDKRKYNITILCIEKIGELQSKIPAEVKVEELFFYKERYRIFVNHRKMPNSGLLMLLNKIHKKSCELILRAKENCNPYYEYVLKRTARTGDKYDILLDFYGYGHFLSVYGAKYVRADKKAMWLHDESMDWVKQTEPYMRSYDKFFCVSKTVRKNFIERCPQYETKAEVLYNYIDIDRVKVLAGREYDDEKFKGDFKILTVGRLAEQKGYDYAVECAKILKEKNFSFVWYAAGEGKERKKLESLIQEYNLEKNFILLGNIENPYPYIKNCDLYVQPSRHEGFGIAVLEAKILCRPIIISATPCLAEQIEDGKNGFIVELSAGRLADKVMEVYSNPEIVERVVQTLKSTNFDYNSEIERLENFLDN
- a CDS encoding glycosyltransferase: MSKDKNRYILSFDDDAAFNAGLKAPSDCEKIFLGQGYKNIKIPLYRGNNKFVNKGKNFLKYLRLFKIKRGSIVAVQHPQYIRSIYMDFLAGLKSLKKVKIIFVVHDLESLRKMFVEETAIYQKLDHKMYQIADIIIAHNDKMKEYLVNTCGIPRKKIVILGMFDYLADNSIGTSDKRMSKDGGIVIAGNLKKEKSGYIYKLVDNNPNIEFNLYGVNWEYAGKCGENWCYRGAFRPDELPIHISGSFGLVWDGPDIQECKGATGNYIKYNNPHKVSLYIAAGLPIIIWDQAALAAYIIDKEIGIAVSNLESLEEELRRITIDKYNSMRKNIMKLSEEVRNGKFTETAIKNSERLLYELR
- the rfbF gene encoding glucose-1-phosphate cytidylyltransferase, whose product is MKVVILAGGFGTRISEESHLRPKPMIEIGEKPILWHIMKEYSHYGHNEFIICCGYKQHMIKEYFADYYLYNGDVTFDFGHENNMIIHNNVSEPWKVTLVDTGLNTMTGGRIKRVQKYVGNEPFMLTYGDGVSDIDIDELLAFHKAKKQIATLTAVHVGQRFGVLDIDKESRDIKAFREKSQADGSRISAGYMVLEPEVFDYIDGDATVFEKEPLERLVAEGQLNAYKHNGYWQCMDTQREKERLESLWSSGKAPWKVWD
- the rfbG gene encoding CDP-glucose 4,6-dehydratase, with the translated sequence MYDIEFYKNKKVLVTGHTGFKGAWLCKMLLNAGADVTGYALEPPTDPSLFELCKLDKLMHSVIGDIRDLDTLKMVFKQVQPDIVIHLAAQPIVRDSYKNPVYTYETNVMGTVNICECVRLNPCVRSFLNVTTDKVYHNYEWEWGYRETDPLDGYDPYSNSKSCSELVTHSYKNSFFDDMEVAVSTARAGNVIGGGDFANDRIIPDCVRAAMKKEPIIVRNPYSTRPYQHVLEPLAAYLMIAQKQFQDSKFSGFYNVGPDDCGCVTTGELVDMFCTAWGDGLAWESRSDGGPHEAGFLKLDCSKIKRHLGWRPAWDVRQAVGYTVDWFKVYMERQDIPACTDRQISAFLN
- a CDS encoding acetyltransferase yields the protein MKQQVILIGAGGHCKIIIESLDTDRFEIIGIIDSFTPKGTFICDIPVIGTDDDAEKIFKQGVHLAIVTIVGNLKLRRSLLDKYRKIGFHFPSVIHKTCHISSSAILGNGITVLANACINAEAKLDDFVTINTGAIIEHEVYVEENSHIAPGAVILGGSRIGKESMVGAGSTVLQQVVIGNYCMIGAGSVVLKNIGCGVTAYGNPAKEKIESRVI
- the neuC gene encoding UDP-N-acetylglucosamine 2-epimerase — its product is MKKRICVVTGTRAEYHLLYPLLKAIDNDNELKLLLAVTGAHLSEKYGLTYLDIEKDGFLISQKVPILQDKDGADEINIAMSKAITGFSSYYKKSHPDMVILLGDRYELLSAAIAAMNYRIPISHLHGGETTEGAIDECIRHAISKMSYLHFTSCESYRKRVIQLGESPDRVFNVGAIGLENIKNQKRITLKELEESLNFKLGEKFAVVTFHPVTLEANSAQGEFQQLLDALQRFPDLRIVFTKANADSGGLNINRMIDTYVSEHTVQSTAVYSLGMIRYLTALEYASIVIGNSSSGIIETPSFGVPTVNIGDRQRGRIQAKNILNCTPHTEEIYYTIQKALTSEFQKYSKDTVNPYGDGNVSPKIIGVIKQFLKNDNIDLKKSFYNIEFNQN
- a CDS encoding nucleotide sugar dehydrogenase, which produces MKELPKEFRKKRKIVCVQGMGFVGSAMALAIANAKDSEGSPLYNVIGVDVPNEAGYKKAASINDGIFPFENNDKKLETAQKEAYKNGNLWATTDPEFFSFADVIVVDINLDVKYTADKEPILDLVLFKKAIGTLGSYMKAGTLLIIETTVPPGTCERVVYPIIKEEFKKRDIPETEIFIAHSYERVMPGENYFDSIVNFWRVYSGIDEASADRCKSFLETVISTENYPLTRLGKTTATEIAKVLENSYRAANIAFIEEWGRFAEAVGVDLFEVIDAIRMRPTHSNMRQPGFGVGGYCLTKDPYFAPLAAKEIFGLKNMDFPFSTKAVQTNNAMPLVSLNKIEKLLGGNLKGKRLLILGVSYRQDVGDTRYSPTEIFVKEAKKRGTKIVCQDPLVEYWAEMDMKVVQDIPEFTDYDALVFTVQHRQYMSIDFKNCVLGQDVLIFDANCVLTQEQRKDITNLDNIVFASIGR
- a CDS encoding NAD-dependent epimerase/dehydratase family protein — its product is MKVLITGGAGFIGYHLTRELLDNGYQIVLVDNFSRGVQDNFLKELEENPLITFISADLMQEKDVMDLDKDFDYIYHLAAIIGVQNVLNHPYDVLEKNVQLLFHMIHFAKQQNHLKRFIFASTSEIYAGTLQYYNMEIPTPESTPLTITPLEHPRTSYMLSKIYGEAVLQQSGLPFTIIRPHNFYGPRMGMSHVIPELLKKAYFSKEDQKLEVFSVEHKRTFCYISDAVTMIRMLAESEKGAGKAYNIGNEFPEVSIMEVAETVLKVTGKNIEIDSRPATPGSPSRRCPSMKKTAECIGYKGKVSLAEGIEKTFDWYKTYIFDGKEVSAK